One Brassica napus cultivar Da-Ae unplaced genomic scaffold, Da-Ae ScsIHWf_1545;HRSCAF=2147, whole genome shotgun sequence genomic region harbors:
- the LOC125597835 gene encoding organic cation/carnitine transporter 2-like: MAEPTQPLLNDSNSSPPRSLDDTIERYIGSFGWAQFLQATLVSFSGVFDAQQTFISVFTDFEPKWHCTESFCHDSISNICILPKTSWSWDFPPHVSVISEWGLQCSGSFVKGLPESSFFVGCLIGGLILSTLADSSLGRKNMLFLSCLLMSISTMLTVFSPNIWVYAFLRFVNGFGRATIGTCALVLSTELVGKRWRGRVGIMSFFGFMLGFLSLPAMAYMNRGNSWRILYIWTSVPTIIYCVLVRYFVCESPRWLFVRGRREEAISILKRVASIPLSDGTMSFSSLPTEEEEDGKPSVNIYAAMKVLVEKRWALRRLTAVMAVAFGIGLVYYGMPLALSNLDFNVYMSAAFNALMDLPANLITLFLVDKLSRRNALIGFTALGGVSSVLIFALQNMRIGSHGALQLVLELISYFCACSAFNIEMIYTIELFPTCVRNSAIAMTRQALVLGGVFSPIMVAAGRKNGFWSFGLFGLAIGLLGLFAVALPETRGSDLCDTMDEEECKDRQGNNDIISSVIA; the protein is encoded by the coding sequence ATGGCTGAACCAACTCAGCCGCTTCTGAACGATTCAAACTCGTCACCGCCGAGATCCCTCGACGATACGATCGAGAGGTACATTGGAAGCTTTGGGTGGGCCCAGTTCCTCCAGGCCACATTAGTCTCCTTCTCCGGAGTTTTCGACGCTCAACAGACATTCATCTCCGTCTTCACAGACTTCGAACCCAAATGGCACTGCACCGAGTCGTTCTGTCACGACTCCATCTCCAACATCTGCATCCTCCCCAAAACCTCTTGGTCCTGGGACTTCCCTCCTCACGTCTCCGTCATCTCCGAGTGGGGTCTCCAATGCTCAGGCTCGTTCGTCAAAGGCTTGCCGGAGAGTTCCTTCTTCGTCGGGTGTTTAATCGGAGGTTTGATTCTCTCTACGTTAGCAGACTCTTCTCTCGGTCGTAAGAACATGCTGTTTCTCTCCTGTCTCTTGATGTCGATATCAACGATGCTTACTGTTTTCTCGCCGAACATCTGGGTTTACGCTTTTCTCCGGTTCGTTAACGGTTTTGGTCGAGCGACGATCGGGACGTGTGCGCTTGTTCTCTCGACGGAGCTTGTCGGGAAGAGGTGGCGAGGACGTGTCGGGATCATGAGCTTCTTCGGCTTCATGCTTGGCTTCTTGTCTCTCCCTGCCATGGCTTATATGAATAGAGGGAACTCGTGGAGGATACTCTACATCTGGACCTCCGTTCCGACCATAATCTACTGTGTTCTGGTTCGGTACTTCGTCTGCGAGTCTCCGAGGTGGCTGTTCGTTAGAGGTCGTAGAGAGGAAGCCATTTCGATTCTCAAGAGAGTTGCTTCGATTCCTTTGAGTGATGGTACCATGAGCTTTTCGAGCTTACCAactgaggaggaggaagacggGAAGCCTAGTGTTAACATCTACGCGGCCATGAAGGTGTTGGTGGAAAAGAGATGGGCACTTAGGAGATTAACCGCGGTTATGGCGGTTGCGTTTGGGATCGGTTTGGTCTACTACGGGATGCCTTTAGCGTTATCCAATCTCGATTTCAACGTTTATATGAGTGCAGCGTTTAACGCGTTGATGGATTTGCCAGCGAACCTCATAACGCTTTTCCTCGTGGACAAACTCAGCAGGAGAAACGCACTCATCGGATTTACGGCCTTAGGAGGTGTCTCGAGCGTTCTCATATTCGCGTTACAGAATATGAGAATAGGGAGCCACGGGGCGTTACAATTGGTATTAGAGCTGATCTCTTACTTTTGCGCGTGTTCGGCTTTTAACATTGAGATGATATACACAATCGAGTTGTTTCCGACATGCGTGAGGAACTCGGCGATCGCAATGACGAGACAGGCATTGGTGCTTGGTGGGGTCTTCAGCCCGATTATGGTGGCGGCTGGTCGAAAAAACGGGTTCTGGTCGTTCGGGTTGTTCGGTTTGGCTATAGGTTTGCTTGGACTGTTTGCGGTCGCGTTGCCAGAGACTAGAGGGAGTGATCTATGCGACACTATGGACGAGGAAGAGTGCAAAGATCGGCAGGGTAACAATGATATCATCAGTAGTGTGATTGCATGA
- the LOC106429718 gene encoding organic cation/carnitine transporter 5-like produces MGDPSAPLLTHIEDEGTSPSLSFHKIFEESLSGFTFPQFLQILLVGLALAFDSQQIFITVFTDAYPTWHCLDHTVCNPSTTTDICKLPRSAWEWDGGFKGKSAISEFKLECSSSFLRGLPTSAFYMGSIVGGVFMALVPDSFLGRKKLLFFTTLAMSLTGISIFFSSNIWTYAFLKFVIGFARSQTGTYALNLISERVSTKWRPRATMIPFTLFVLGFMSLSGIAYLVRHASWRVLYLCTSVPAAIHSVCIYFFALESPRWLHVQGKNQEAIEVLQRLSPVNRDYLESVSSRLHSKEQSPNSSIKDMFIRRWAFRRIVVVMIIMFGLGMMYYGVPLAVRDIKVNIYLSEALNAMVELPTFVITPILLEKFNRRSSVLVNCLLGGALGVLCFVMTTFERTNIAFALELGSFFCARIGFNLMAVYMIELFPTCVRNFATTMLRQSLVLGGASCPIIASVGKNVPSISFAVFGLVVSGLGLFALLLPETKGSSLCDTMEAQEQSDQALKNTSPSC; encoded by the coding sequence ATGGGGGATCCATCAGCACCACTATTAACCCATATTGAAGACGAAGGTACTTCTCCTTCTTTGAGTTTCCACAAGATCTTCGAAGAGAGCTTGTCTGGTTTCACCTTCCCACAGTTCTTACAGATACTTCTTGTCGGGCTTGCCTTAGCCTTCGACTCGCAACAGATATTCATCACCGTCTTCACAGATGCATATCCCACGTGGCACTGTCTCGACCATACGGTTTGCAATCCCTCGACCACCACCGACATCTGTAAACTTCCTCGGTCAGCTTGGGAATGGGACGGCGGATTCAAGGGTAAATCCGCCATTTCAGAGTTCAAACTCGAGTGCTCGAGCTCCTTCCTCAGAGGTCTCCCTACGTCTGCTTTCTACATGGGTTCTATCGTTGGAGGCGTTTTCATGGCTTTGGTTCCGGATAGTTTCTTGGGACGCAAGAAACTTCTTTTCTTCACCACCCTAGCAATGTCACTCACTGGAATCtcaatcttcttctcctccaacATATGGACTTACGCTTTCTTAAAGTTCGTTATCGGATTCGCGCGTTCACAGACCGGGACGTACGCACTCAATCTGATAAGCGAGCGAGTTTCCACAAAATGGAGACCTAGAGCGACTATGATTCCATTTACTCTGTTTGTCCTAGGGTTTATGTCTCTATCTGGAATAGCCTACCTTGTTAGACACGCTTCTTGGCGAGTTCTTTATCTCTGCACATCCGTTCCAGCAGCCATCCACAGTGTTTGCATCTACTTCTTCGCCCTAGAGTCTCCTCGTTGGCTTCATGTGCAAGGAAAGAACCAAGAAGCCATTGAAGTGCTCCAAAGACTTTCACCTGTGAACAGAGATTATTTGGAATCAGTATCTTCTAGGTTACATTCAAAAGAACAATCACCAAACAGCTCCATCAAGGACATGTTCATCAGAAGATGGGCTTTTCGAAGAATAGTGGTTGTTATGATCATAATGTTTGGGTTAGGAATGATGTACTATGGAGTTCCCTTAGCGGTTAGAGACATAAAAGTGAACATCTATCTAAGTGAAGCACTTAACGCAATGGTGGAGCTACCAACCTTTGTTATCACACCAATCTTACTCGAGAAATTCAACAGAAGAAGTTCTGTTCTTGTGAACTGCTTACTAGGAGGAGCATTAGGAGTGCTATGTTTCGTCATGACCACTTTCGAGCGAACAAACATTGCTTTTGCTCTAGAACTAGGTTCTTTCTTCTGCGCCAGGATCGGGTTTAACTTGATGGCTGTTTATATGATTGAGCTGTTCCCAACATGCGTGAGGAACTTCGCGACAACAATGCTTAGACAATCACTTGTTCTTGGAGGAGCTAGTTGTCCAATCATTGCTTCTGTTGGAAAAAATGTGCCTTCGATCTCCTTTGCGGTTTTCGGGTTGGTAGTGTCGGGTCTCGGGTTATTCGCTTTGCTTCTTCCTGAGACTAAAGGGTCAAGTCTTTGTGATACAATGGAAGCACAAGAGCAGAGTGACCAAGCCTTGAAGAATACTAGCCCTAGTTGCTGA
- the LOC106429717 gene encoding cation/H(+) antiporter 2-like yields MDPKLLFCLPQGDELFNPLNTLFIQMGCILVFSQLFYLMLKPCGQAAPVAQILAGIVLSPVLLSRIPKVKEFFLQKDAADYYSFFSFVLRTSFMFLIGLEFDIQFMRRNFKKVSVITLSSFSACSLLSLALVYILTPLLHIKEDYLTLFMTLFVTLSNTSSPVVLRSIADWKLNTSEIGRLTLSCALFIELSDVVIYTLVIASISKSMIGNIFLFIFATGALILLNKFLAAWLPKRNPKEKYLSKAETLVFIIFLLIIAVTIESYDVNSSVSVFTIGIMVPRQGKTHRTLIQRLSYPIHEFVLPVYFGYMGFRFSITALTKRYYIGLVIIVILALAGKLIGVICACMYLKIPKKYWLFLPTILSVKGHVGVLLLDANYSKKKWWTTTIHDMMLASLVVTTLVSGVLASFLLKAREKDFAPQKTCLESHDTHEELRVLSCVYGVRHARGTISLISALSGCHGASKPFAALLMHLVPLPKKRKSSELLYHELGDDVHGDDEFGTNDGLEINDSIDSFAKDSKLLIQQVKLVTKMLNMHVEICNATEDLRISIVFLPFHKHQRIDGKTTNDGEIFRQMNRNVLRHAPCSVGIFVDRNITGFQQPHGFDSVQHVAALFFGGPDDREALALCRWLANNTLIHLTIIHFVSEDSQTESPVRNTTTQDNNDVFIEVAGRDQTEHEADRSFLEEFHNRFVTTGQVGFMEKRVSDGPHTLTILREIGEMYSLFVVGKSRGDSPMTVRMKDWEECPELGTVGDFLASSLDVNASVLVVQRQRHSHDNFLDD; encoded by the exons atggatCCAAAGTTGTTGTTCTGTTTGCCACAAGGAGATGAATTGTTTAACCCCCTTAATACTCTGTTTATTCAAATGGGTTGCATTCTCGTTTTCTCTCAACTATTTTACCTCATGCTCAAACCATGTGGTCAAGCTGCTCCCGTCGCCCAGATTCTC GCTGGTATTGTGTTGAGTCCTGTTCTGCTCTCAAGAATCCCTAAAGTTAAAGAGTTCTTCCTCCAGAAAGATGCAGCAGATTACTACTCTTTTTTCTCCTTCGTTTTACGAACATCTTTCATGTTCTTGATCGGTCTTGAGTTCGATATACAATTCATGAGAAGAAACTTCAAGAAAGTCTCTGTAATAACCTTGAGTTCCTTTTCGGCTTGCAGTCTCCTCAGCCTCGCCTTGGTCTATATACTCACCCCTTTGCTCCATATCAAAGAGGATTACTTAACGCTTTTCATGACTCTTTTCGTTACCTTGTCAAACACGTCATCTCCTGTCGTCCTCCGTTCAATTGCTGATTGGAAACTCAACACATCTGAGATTGGACGGCTTACACTCTCCTGTGCGTTGTTCATAGAATTATCAGACGTCGTGATCTACACTTTAGTCATAGCCTCCATCTCTAAATCTATGATAGGTAATATCTTCTTGTTTATTTTCGCCACCGGAGCCCTAATCTTGCTCAACAAGTTTCTAGCTGCATGGCTCCCAAAGAGGAACCCTAAAGAAAAGTACCTATCAAAAGCTGAGACTTTAGTGTTCATCATATTCCTTCTCATTATCGCCGTAACAATAGAATCCTATGATGTTAACTCCTCGGTTTCGGTTTTCACCATTGGTATAATGGTTCCACGACAAGGAAAGACTCACAGAACGTTGATTCAACGGCTTAGTTACCCTATCCACGAGTTTGTTCTTCCGGTTTACTTTGGTTACATGGGATTCAGATTCAGTATCACTGCGTTAACCAAACGTTATTACATCGGTCTCGTTATTATAGTGATTCTAGCCTTAGCTGGGAAACTTATTGGTGTAATATGCGCTTGTATGTACCTGAAGATCCCCAAGAAATATTGGCTCTTCTTACCAACTATTCTCTCTGTTAAAGGTCATGTGGGTGTTCTTCTTCTCGACGCAAACTACTCCAAAAAG AAATGGTGGACAACAACAATCCATGATATGATGCTGGCATCGTTGGTGGTCACGACGCTAGTAAGCGGTGTCCTAGCATCTTTCTTGCTTAAAGCAAGAGAAAAAGACTTCGCTCCCCAGaaaacttgtcttgaatctcaCGACACTCACGAGGAGCTACGCGTTTTATCTTGCGTTTACGGAGTCCGCCACGCTCGTGGTACAATCTCTCTAATCTCAGCCTTGAGCGGTTGTCATGGAGCCTCTAAGCCCTTCGCGGCTCTGCTTATGCACCTCGTACCACTCCCCAAGAAACGAAAATCATCAGAACTCTTGTATCACGAGCTCGGTGATGACGTGCATGGAGATGATGAGTTTGGAACCAACGATGGGTTAGAGATCAATGATTCGATTGATTCCTTTGCTAAAGACAGTAAACTCTTGATCCAACAGGTCAAGCTCGTGACCAAGATGCTTAACATGCACGTAGAGATTTGTAACGCGACAGAAGATCTTCGCATTTCGATTGTGTTTCTTCCGTTTCATAAACACCAGAGGATAGATGGGAAGACTACAAACGATGGAGAGATTTTCAGACAGATGAACAGGAACGTTTTAAGACACGCTCCATGTTCGGTTGGTATTTTCGTGGACCGGAACATAACCGGGTTTCAACAACCGCACGGCTTTGATTCGGTACAACATGTTGCTGCATTGTTCTTTGGTGGTCCTGATGATCGTGAGGCTTTAGCTCTATGCAGATGGCTAGCTAACAACACTCTGATTCATCTCACGATTATACACTTCGTTTCAGAGGATTCTCAGACAGAGAGTCCTGTCAGGAACACGACAACACAAGACAATAACGATGTTTTCATCGAGGTTGCGGGAAGAGATCAAACTGAACACGAAGCAGACCGAAGTTTCTTAGAAGAATTCCATAACAG ATTTGTGACAACGGGACAAGTGGGGTTCATGGAGAAGCGTGTGAGTGATGGACCGCATACGCTGACGATTCTAAGAGAGATAGGAGAGATGTATTCACTGTTTGTGGTTGGGAAGAGCAGAGGAGACAGCCCTATGACGGTGAGAATGAAAGATTGGGAAGAGTGTCCGGAGCTTGGAACTGTCGGTGATTTCTTGGCTTCATCTTTAGATGTAAATGCTTCTGTATTAGTTGTTCAAAGACAAAGACATTCACATGATAACTTTCTAGATGATTAG
- the LOC106429714 gene encoding myb family transcription factor APL-like gives MFHAKKPSSMNGSYENRAMCVQGDSGLVLTTDPKPRLRWTVELHERFVDAVAQLGGPDKATPKTIMRVMGVKGLTLYHLKSHLQKFRLGKQPHKEYGDHSTKEGSRASAMDIQRNVASSSGMMSRNMNEMQMEVQRRLHEQLEVQRHLQLRIEAQGKYMQSILERACQTLAGENMAAASGGGFKGNLGSSSLSAAMGPHPLSFPPFQDLNIYGNTTDQVLDHHNFHNQNIENHYTANNAADTNIYLGKKRPNPSFGNDIRKELLMWSNQDHEPIDDEHRIQIQMATHVSTDLDSLSEIYDRKPGLSGDEGNDCGKLLERSSPRRSPLSPMMNPNAGLVQGRNSPFE, from the exons ATGTTCCATGCTAAGAAACCTTCAAGTATGAATGGTTCATATGAGAACAGAGCTATGTGCGTTCAAGGCGATTCAGGCCTCGTCCTCACCACTGACCCTAAACCGCGTTTGCGTTGGACCGTCGAACTCCACGAGCGTTTCGTTGATGCCGTCGCTCAGCTCGGCGGCCCGGACA aaGCGACACCAAAGACGATTATGAGAGTTATGGGTGTGAAGGGTCTTACTCTTTACCACCTTAAGAGCCATCTTCAG AAATTTAGGCTTGGAAAGCAGCCGCACAAGGAGTACGGAGATCATTCCACAAAGGAAGGTTCAAGAG CTTCTGCCATGGATATTCAGCGCAACgtagcttcttcttctggcATGATGAGTCGCAACATGAATGA GATGCAAATGGAAGTACAGAGAAGGTTGCATGAACAGCTGGAG gtGCAGAGACATTTGCAGTTGAGGATTGAAGCACAAGGAAAGTACATGCAGTCTATATTGGAGAGAGCTTGCCAAACCCTAGCCGGTGAGAACATGGCAGCCGCCTCCGGCGGAGGGTTCAAGGGCAATTTGGGAAGCTCGAGTCTTTCCGCAGCTATGGGTCCACATCCTCTTAGTTTCCCGCCATTTCAGGACCTAAACATCTATGGAAACACAACCGATCAAGTCCTCGACCATCATAACTTCCATAATCAGAACATAGAGAATCATTACACGGCCAACAATGCTGCAGACACCAACATTTACTTGGGGAAGAAGCGACCAAACCCTAGTTTTGGTAACGATATAAGGAAAGAACTCTTAATGTGGTCTAATCAAGATCATGAACCGATCGATGATGAGCATCGGATTCAGATACAAATGGCTACACATGTCTCCACGGATTTGGATTCTTTGTCAGAAATTTACGATAGGAAACCGGGTTTATCAGGTGATGAAGGAAACGATTGTGGGAAATTATTGGAAAGGTCATCGCCTCGAAGATCACCATTGAGCCCTATGATGAACCCTAATGCTGGGTTAGTACAAGGAAGGAACTCACCATTTGAGTGa